The Streptomyces sp. B3I8 nucleotide sequence GATGTAGGGCGCGAAGTAGTCCTTGGCGAACAGGCCCGCGTCCAGGCCGTGGCCCGGGGCGATGATGCGGGTGTCGTCGACGACGAGCTTGGAGAACTCCGCGACCTGCTTGACGGCGGCGAACGCGGCGGCCCGCCCGCCGCTGCGCACGGTGCCGGTCGTCTGGTCCTTGGCGCCGGTGAGCCGGATGCTCATCGGCACGCTGAACATGTCGACCATGGTGGTGTTGCAGAACATGCCGGAGGCGTTGTGGGTGAACTCCGCGCAGTCGTGCAGCACCTTGAAGTTGGGGTCGGAGGAGACCCAGCCGGCCGGGTACTGCAGGGCCGGGTTGCCGTTGCCGTCGGCGACTGCCTTGAACTTCAGCTTCTCGCCGAGCGCGACGTAGATGCGGCCGGACATGTACGGCAGGGACAGCTTGGTCTCGCCGCTGCCCGCCAGCGTGATCGCGTAGTCGGTGAAGCCGTCCGCGCCGTTGTCCGACAGCGCGATCGGCGCGAGCGTGCCGTCGGGGGTGACGCGGACCTGCTTCCCGTCCTGGTTGCCGACGATGTACACGTACACGGAGGCGTTGGCGTACTCGCCGGTGCTGTTGACGATCGTCAGCGGCAGCGCGCCGCCCGCGGTGGTCTTCGCCTTCCCGTCGGCGGGCCCGGCCAGGGCGTACGGGGCGACGGCGGCGATCGCCGGAATGCCGACGGCGGCACCGCCGATGCCGAACAGGATCTTGCGGCGGGTCAGGTTGCGCTGGTGACGGGGGCTCATGCAGGGGACTCCTCGGTGCGGATGGGGGTGGGGGGACGAGTGCGGTTCAGCGGAGGTGCGTGGGGGTGTGAGCGGGGGATGTGGGCGCGGTGCGGCCCGGGGTGCGGGCGGGTGCCCGCTCTCCCCGTCCGGTCAGGCGAGCGTCCACTTCTGGTTGGCGGTTCCGGAGCAGGTCCAGATCTGCAGCCGGGTGCCGTCGGCGGAGGAGTTGCCGGTGGCGTCCAGGCACTTGTCGGCGCCCACGTTGGTGAGGTCCTTGGCGGAGGTGTACGTCCACTGCTGGGCCTTGGTGCCGTTGCAGGTGTAGAGCTGCACGGGGGTGCCGTCGGCGGTGCCGGCTCCGCGCACGTCCAGGCACTTGCCCAGGGCGCGGACGGTGCCGTCGCTGCCGAGGGTCCACTTCTGGGCGTCGACGCCGGTGCAGTTGTGGAGCTGGATGGGCGTCGAGTCCGCGCTGGAGCCGCCGGCCACGTCGACGCACATGTCGCCGATTCCCTTGAGGGCGCCGGTCTTTCCGCCGGTTCCGCCGCCGCTGTCGCCGCCGGTGCTGCCGCTGTCGGAGGCGCTGACGTGGACATAGTCGATCACCATGGTCTGCGGCAGGGAGGTGTTCCCGTCCGGGCTGCCGGGCCAGTCACCGCCGACGGCGAGGTTGAGAATCATGAAGAACGGGTGGTCGTAGACCCACTTGTTGCCGTTGACGTCGGCCGGGGTGCGGGTCTCGTAGACCTTGCCGTCCACCGACCAGGCGATGCTGTTGGGCTTCCAGTCGACCGCGAAGGTGTGGAAG carries:
- a CDS encoding glycoside hydrolase family 64 protein translates to MSPRHQRNLTRRKILFGIGGAAVGIPAIAAVAPYALAGPADGKAKTTAGGALPLTIVNSTGEYANASVYVYIVGNQDGKQVRVTPDGTLAPIALSDNGADGFTDYAITLAGSGETKLSLPYMSGRIYVALGEKLKFKAVADGNGNPALQYPAGWVSSDPNFKVLHDCAEFTHNASGMFCNTTMVDMFSVPMSIRLTGAKDQTTGTVRSGGRAAAFAAVKQVAEFSKLVVDDTRIIAPGHGLDAGLFAKDYFAPYIDQAWSLYTGKDLKVTTNAGTFTGRVRGDKLTFSGPGSVSFAKPSTRDVLFCDGALAAPNDGTTGPVAAVLGAAFNRSTLVSTAAQPTTNAADFYRGDLTNHYSKAIHAATEDGKAYGFAFDDVADFASYIQDTAPTGIRLTLTGL
- a CDS encoding glycoside hydrolase family 16 protein translates to MAAHRARRWSLGGLLVLTAAALVTALVVMTTTSGANKAQAAPAAVSWSDDFDGAAGKAPDGSKWTLETGGSGNGNHELQYYTNSTSNASLDGDGHLVITARKNSDSGLQCWYGTCQYTSARLNTAKSFTQAYGHFEARIKIPRGQGMWPAFWMLGDNLGSAGWPNSGEIDVMENVGKEPGTVHGTIHGPGYSGAGGIGAGYTLPDGKAFADDFHTFAVDWKPNSIAWSVDGKVYETRTPADVNGNKWVYDHPFFMILNLAVGGDWPGSPDGNTSLPQTMVIDYVHVSASDSGSTGGDSGGGTGGKTGALKGIGDMCVDVAGGSSADSTPIQLHNCTGVDAQKWTLGSDGTVRALGKCLDVRGAGTADGTPVQLYTCNGTKAQQWTYTSAKDLTNVGADKCLDATGNSSADGTRLQIWTCSGTANQKWTLA